The Poseidonibacter lekithochrous region TTCTATAAGCTCCAACAATTTCTAAATCATTATCATCCCATAAAATAATATGTCTATAATAAATATCAAACTTATCAGTATCTCTTTTTTTATTTAGACCTTCACCAACTTTTCTAAAAGAAATTTCTCTTAATCTTCCTAACTCTTTTAGTACTACAGAATCATCAGTATAATCGTAAAGGTATATTTTTTTGCCATCATTTGTTTCACCAATAAGTTCTGATTTTTTTAATTCACTTAGAATGTCAGCACTTTTTTGAGGATGAGCAATTGCTGATTGTGTCTGGAAAAAAGATTTTTTCCCTTTTTTTAGGGCATATAGATGTTTTTTGTATAGGTTTGTAATATATTTTTTATCTAAACCTTTTGGAACTATATTTTCATTTGGAACAATTTGACCAATTTTAATATTGATTCTTTTTGATTTCTTTTTAAACATTTCATTTGATAATAACAATGTTGAGAATGTTTTATTAATCACTGAAATTGTATAGAATGTTTTTGAATTTTTAGCATCTAAAAAGATCGGTAAAATAGGTGCATTAGAGTTTTGTGCAAAGTTTAAAAAACCTTTACTCCATGTTGGGTCTTTTATACCTTTAGATGTAGCTCGACTAACTTCTCCTGCTGGAAAAATGATAATAGCTTCTTCATTGTTTAATGCTTCATATATCTTTTTGATATCTTTTTTTGATTGTCTAATTTTGTAGTTATCAATTGGAATTAATAGTGAGTTTAATGCCTCAAAACCTACTAAAAAATCATTAGCTACAATTTTTACATCTTTTCTTACTTGTGAGATAAGTCTTAATAAACAAAGTGCATCTAATCCACCTAAAGGATGGTTCGCAATAATTACAACTTTACCAGAACTTGGAATGTTTTGTAAGTCATTACTAGATGTAGTATAGTCAAAATCAAAGTAATCTAAAACAGCATCAACAAACTCAAAACCTTTTAGATGAGAGTTTTGTGTTAAAAACTTATTTATAGAATCTTCATGTACTATTTTTTTTGCAACTTTAAATAAAGACTTTTTTAAAAAATTTTGTTTCTTATTTATCTTTGGAAACTTTTTTTCAATCTCTTTTTGAACATCAATCATATATTCTCCTTGGTAAAATTGTAGTTACCTTTGATTACAAAAAGGTAACAGTAACCTACCTAGGTAACCATTCAGACTTTTTTAAAAAGTTTTCTTACGTAAGTTATGCTAAAATCCTCTTAATAAAAGAAGGGGATTTTACAAATGAACAAATCTGACATTACAAATATACTTACTGTTTTAATCATGGCTTATGGTTATTCAAACGGTAATGACACAATTT contains the following coding sequences:
- a CDS encoding lysophospholipid acyltransferase family protein codes for the protein MIDVQKEIEKKFPKINKKQNFLKKSLFKVAKKIVHEDSINKFLTQNSHLKGFEFVDAVLDYFDFDYTTSSNDLQNIPSSGKVVIIANHPLGGLDALCLLRLISQVRKDVKIVANDFLVGFEALNSLLIPIDNYKIRQSKKDIKKIYEALNNEEAIIIFPAGEVSRATSKGIKDPTWSKGFLNFAQNSNAPILPIFLDAKNSKTFYTISVINKTFSTLLLSNEMFKKKSKRINIKIGQIVPNENIVPKGLDKKYITNLYKKHLYALKKGKKSFFQTQSAIAHPQKSADILSELKKSELIGETNDGKKIYLYDYTDDSVVLKELGRLREISFRKVGEGLNKKRDTDKFDIYYRHIILWDDNDLEIVGAYRIGNSDFIFKNIGVKGFYSNTIFKYNEDMTPYLKNSIELGRSFVQPKYWGTRALDYLWYGIGAYLKKNPNIKYMFGPVSMSASFPKVAKDMMVYYYSHYFQHNKSLVTPKQSYQYSNNINDIKEIFNLTDRKKDFKLLKSTLSNMNCSVPTLYKQYSDITEEGGVKFLDFNVDPDFADCVDGFILVEVDKIKDGPRKRYIDRD